The Cellulophaga sp. L1A9 genome window below encodes:
- the prmC gene encoding peptide chain release factor N(5)-glutamine methyltransferase, producing MLLREIKNIFHLELDVLYQKEEVNSFFYMLIEHYLGLQRFVLAMEPNLIITKEEETPLFEALSKLKLQVPIQHIIGVTEFMEMEFIVNEDVLIPRPETEELVRWIIDDIKDHQSNLKILDIGTGSGCIPISLAKHLPNAKIYTLDVSEKAIAVAKQNAVSNKVAIQFIKASILEIDALKETFDIIVSNPPYVRELEKAAMHENVLKHEPELALFVTNDNPLVFYKKITDFATQNLVKEGRLYFEINQYLGKETELLLREYNFSDIELREDLFGNDRMLKGIKK from the coding sequence ATGCTTTTAAGAGAAATTAAAAATATATTTCACCTAGAGCTTGATGTTTTGTATCAAAAAGAAGAAGTAAATAGCTTTTTTTATATGCTTATAGAGCATTATTTAGGGTTACAACGCTTTGTATTGGCAATGGAGCCCAATTTAATTATCACAAAGGAAGAAGAGACTCCATTATTTGAAGCGTTAAGCAAATTAAAGCTTCAAGTGCCAATTCAGCATATCATTGGTGTCACAGAATTTATGGAGATGGAATTTATCGTTAATGAAGACGTGCTTATTCCTAGACCAGAAACGGAGGAATTGGTACGTTGGATTATTGATGATATTAAAGACCATCAATCTAATTTAAAAATACTAGATATTGGAACGGGGAGTGGTTGTATTCCTATTTCTTTAGCGAAGCATTTACCAAATGCGAAAATATACACCCTAGATGTTTCCGAAAAGGCCATTGCTGTAGCGAAACAAAACGCTGTTTCAAATAAAGTTGCAATCCAATTTATTAAAGCCAGTATTTTAGAGATAGATGCTCTAAAAGAAACTTTTGATATCATAGTATCTAATCCACCTTACGTGCGTGAACTAGAAAAGGCGGCAATGCATGAAAATGTATTAAAGCATGAGCCAGAATTAGCATTATTTGTTACAAATGATAATCCGTTAGTGTTTTATAAAAAAATCACTGATTTTGCGACTCAAAATTTGGTAAAAGAAGGTAGGTTGTATTTTGAAATCAACCAATATTTAGGAAAAGAAACGGAACTTCTTTTAAGAGAATATAATTTTTCTGATATTGAACTGCGAGAAGATTTATTTGGCAATGACCGAATGTTGAAAGGAATAAAAAAATAA